A section of the Mycolicibacterium anyangense genome encodes:
- a CDS encoding DUF4191 domain-containing protein: MAKSRTPAETKAAKAEAKAARKAASKQRRAQLWQAFQMQRKEDKRLLPYMIGAFVLVVAASVAVGVYAGGFTMYLMILLGVVLGALVAFIIFGRRAQKSVYSKAEGQTGAAAWALDNLRGKWRVTPGVAATGHFDAVHRVIGRPGVIFVAEGVPSRVKPLLAQEKKRTARLVGDVPIYDVIVGNGEGEVPLAKLERHLTKLPANITVKQMDTLESKLVALGSRMGPAAMPKGPLPAQAKMKGVQRTVRRR; the protein is encoded by the coding sequence ATGGCGAAATCCCGTACACCCGCCGAGACCAAGGCTGCCAAGGCCGAGGCGAAGGCCGCCCGCAAGGCCGCGTCCAAGCAACGCCGCGCCCAGCTGTGGCAGGCATTCCAGATGCAGCGCAAGGAAGACAAGCGGCTGCTGCCCTACATGATCGGCGCATTCGTGCTGGTCGTCGCGGCTTCTGTGGCCGTCGGCGTCTACGCCGGCGGGTTCACGATGTACCTGATGATCCTGCTGGGTGTGGTGCTCGGCGCGCTGGTGGCCTTCATCATCTTCGGCCGCCGCGCCCAGAAGTCGGTGTACAGCAAGGCCGAGGGCCAGACCGGGGCCGCGGCGTGGGCGCTGGACAACCTGCGCGGCAAGTGGCGGGTGACTCCCGGTGTCGCGGCGACCGGGCATTTCGACGCCGTGCACCGCGTGATCGGCCGGCCCGGGGTGATCTTCGTGGCCGAAGGTGTGCCGTCGAGGGTCAAGCCGCTGCTGGCGCAGGAGAAGAAGCGCACCGCCCGGCTGGTCGGCGATGTCCCGATCTACGACGTGATCGTCGGCAATGGCGAGGGTGAGGTACCGCTGGCCAAGCTGGAGCGTCACCTGACCAAGCTGCCCGCGAACATCACCGTCAAGCAGATGGACACCCTGGAGTCCAAGCTGGTCGCGCTGGGATCCCGGATGGGCCCGGCCGCCATGCCCAAGGGCCCGCTGCCGGCCCAGGCCAAGATGAAGGGCGTGCAGCGGACGGTGCGCCGCCGCTGA
- a CDS encoding DoxX family protein codes for MSEKLDARLTSFHSPVLGVFRIVIGFLFTIHGTVKLFDWPISQGGPAPVGAWPYWYAGVIEVVVGILVILGVGIITRIAAIIGSGEMAFAYFTQHQPQALWPVENGGELAILYCFSLFLIAFAGVGAFAVRSR; via the coding sequence ATGTCAGAGAAATTGGACGCCCGCCTCACCTCCTTCCACTCCCCTGTGCTCGGCGTGTTCCGGATCGTCATCGGCTTCCTGTTCACCATCCACGGCACGGTGAAGCTCTTCGACTGGCCGATCTCCCAGGGCGGCCCCGCACCCGTCGGCGCGTGGCCGTACTGGTATGCCGGCGTGATCGAAGTGGTCGTCGGCATCCTGGTGATCCTGGGCGTTGGCATCATCACCCGCATCGCCGCGATCATCGGCTCCGGCGAGATGGCCTTTGCCTACTTCACCCAGCACCAGCCCCAAGCACTGTGGCCCGTCGAGAACGGCGGCGAGCTCGCCATCCTGTACTGCTTCTCGCTGTTCCTGATCGCGTTCGCAGGCGTCGGCGCCTTCGCCGTACGGAGCAGATAG
- a CDS encoding SDR family oxidoreductase: MPTRYVDSKDGTRIAVYEEGNPDGPTVVLVHGWPDSHVLWDGVAPLLAEEFRIIRYDNRGAGASGAPAPASSYVMASFADDFAAVIAELSPGERVHVLAHDWGSAGMWEYLGRPDAADRVASFTSVSGPCADHFSRYVRDGLKRPYRPKRFSHALSQAAHLSYMAGFSVPVVAPALMKVGAKRLRSLMTRGIPAERVHDGDTYVTDAANGMKIYRANFFRSLRRARTDRYIDVPVQLIVNLDDPYVRPYVYRDTPRWVSRLWRREIRAGHWSPFSHPQVLATAVRELAEHVGGAPAGRALLRAEVNRARREFGDLLVSVTGAGSGIGRETALAFAREGAELIVSDIDEVGLKETAGRIAALGAVAHPYPLDVADREAVERFADEVCAAHGVPDIVVNNAGIGVAGAFLDTPAEQFDKVLDVNLGGVVNGCRAFARRLVDRGTGGHIVNVASMAAYAPLQSLNAYCTSKAAVYMFSDCLRAELDSAGIGLTTICPGVVNTNIVSATNFHAPDGKRAAVPGRRAQLEKMFELRRYTPDKVAKAIVSAVRKNKPIRPVTPEAYLLYGTSRIAPQALRSTARGKVL; this comes from the coding sequence ATGCCCACCCGCTACGTCGACAGCAAAGACGGCACCCGCATCGCGGTCTACGAAGAGGGCAATCCGGACGGGCCCACCGTGGTGCTGGTGCACGGCTGGCCCGACTCGCATGTCCTATGGGACGGCGTCGCGCCCCTGCTCGCCGAGGAGTTCCGCATCATCCGCTACGACAACCGCGGCGCGGGAGCCTCCGGTGCGCCGGCACCGGCGTCGTCGTATGTGATGGCGTCGTTCGCCGACGACTTCGCCGCCGTCATCGCCGAACTGAGTCCGGGGGAGCGCGTGCACGTGCTGGCCCACGACTGGGGTTCGGCCGGGATGTGGGAGTACCTGGGCAGGCCCGATGCCGCCGACCGGGTGGCTTCCTTCACCTCGGTGTCGGGGCCGTGCGCCGACCACTTCAGCCGCTATGTGCGCGACGGCCTCAAGCGGCCCTACCGGCCAAAGCGCTTCTCCCACGCGCTGTCCCAAGCCGCTCATCTGAGTTACATGGCGGGGTTCTCGGTGCCGGTGGTGGCGCCCGCGCTGATGAAAGTGGGGGCAAAGCGCTTGCGGTCGTTGATGACTCGCGGCATCCCGGCCGAACGCGTGCACGACGGCGATACCTACGTGACCGACGCGGCCAACGGGATGAAGATCTACCGGGCCAATTTCTTCCGCTCGCTGCGGCGGGCCCGCACCGACCGCTACATCGACGTCCCGGTGCAGCTGATCGTCAACCTCGACGATCCCTACGTGCGGCCCTACGTCTACCGCGACACCCCGCGGTGGGTGTCGCGGTTGTGGCGCAGGGAGATCCGGGCGGGCCACTGGTCGCCGTTCTCGCACCCCCAGGTGCTGGCCACCGCGGTGCGCGAGCTCGCCGAGCACGTCGGCGGCGCGCCGGCCGGTCGCGCGCTGCTGCGCGCCGAGGTCAACCGGGCGCGCAGGGAATTCGGTGACCTGCTGGTGTCGGTGACCGGTGCGGGCAGCGGGATCGGCCGTGAGACCGCGCTGGCCTTCGCCCGCGAGGGCGCCGAGCTGATCGTCAGCGATATCGACGAGGTCGGCCTCAAGGAGACCGCGGGCCGGATCGCCGCCCTCGGCGCCGTCGCCCACCCCTACCCGCTCGACGTCGCCGATCGCGAGGCCGTCGAACGGTTCGCCGACGAGGTGTGCGCCGCTCACGGGGTGCCCGACATCGTCGTCAACAACGCCGGCATCGGTGTGGCGGGCGCCTTCCTGGACACCCCGGCCGAGCAGTTCGACAAGGTCCTCGACGTCAACCTCGGCGGCGTCGTCAACGGCTGCCGCGCCTTCGCCCGCCGGCTGGTCGACCGCGGCACCGGCGGCCACATCGTCAATGTCGCCTCGATGGCCGCCTACGCGCCGCTGCAGTCGCTCAACGCCTACTGCACATCCAAGGCCGCGGTCTACATGTTCTCCGACTGCCTGCGCGCCGAACTCGATTCGGCCGGAATCGGTCTCACCACGATCTGCCCCGGCGTCGTCAACACCAACATCGTCTCGGCCACCAATTTCCACGCCCCCGACGGCAAGCGAGCCGCGGTGCCGGGTCGGCGCGCGCAACTGGAGAAGATGTTCGAGCTGCGCCGCTACACCCCGGACAAGGTGGCCAAGGCCATCGTGTCGGCGGTCAGGAAGAACAAGCCGATCCGGCCGGTCACCCCCGAGGCCTATCTGCTCTACGGCACCTCGCGGATCGCGCCGCAGGCGCTGCGCAGCACCGCCCGCGGCAAGGTCCTCTAG
- a CDS encoding RDD family protein → MAREMGSWLSGPESVEPDRSAGYPGQALGLPESGPRSLARMGRRFGALIIDWFISYGLVGLLIAAGVVSTAMLSTAVLVIWFLLGVISVRLFGFTPGQYALGLMVVPTDNRLHVGTGRAIVRGLLLSLVIPPLFTDSDGRGLHDRLTATAVVRR, encoded by the coding sequence ATGGCGCGTGAAATGGGCTCATGGCTGTCGGGGCCGGAATCGGTGGAGCCCGACCGGTCTGCCGGTTATCCCGGCCAGGCCTTAGGCCTGCCCGAATCCGGTCCGCGCTCGCTGGCGCGGATGGGCCGGCGTTTCGGCGCACTGATCATCGACTGGTTCATCAGCTACGGCCTGGTGGGTCTGCTGATCGCGGCCGGAGTGGTGAGTACGGCGATGCTGTCCACCGCGGTGCTGGTGATCTGGTTCCTGCTGGGCGTGATCTCGGTGCGGCTGTTCGGGTTCACGCCCGGCCAATACGCGCTCGGCCTGATGGTGGTGCCGACAGACAACCGCCTGCACGTGGGCACCGGCCGCGCGATCGTGCGGGGGCTGTTGCTCTCCCTCGTGATCCCGCCGCTGTTCACTGACTCCGACGGCCGCGGCTTGCACGACCGGCTGACGGCGACGGCCGTCGTCCGCCGTTGA
- a CDS encoding oxidoreductase, with protein MGLFDRFRSGRRGASGSAADQKHLREWAAQRTGVEAFVEPQTSVTPMTVVLVAADGEWTRRPAGGAAGARRLGEQLRIPVYDVQKVGYPQRMRDYDAKRRIERRRALRDELEER; from the coding sequence TTGGGATTGTTCGACAGGTTCCGATCCGGCCGCCGCGGCGCCTCGGGGTCGGCCGCCGACCAGAAACACCTGCGCGAGTGGGCTGCTCAACGCACCGGCGTCGAGGCGTTCGTCGAGCCCCAGACCAGCGTCACACCGATGACGGTTGTGCTCGTCGCCGCCGACGGGGAATGGACACGACGGCCCGCGGGTGGTGCCGCCGGGGCGCGCCGGCTCGGCGAGCAGCTCCGGATTCCGGTGTATGACGTGCAAAAAGTCGGGTATCCGCAGCGGATGCGCGACTATGACGCCAAGCGGCGCATCGAGCGCCGCCGCGCGCTACGTGACGAACTCGAGGAGCGCTGA
- a CDS encoding endonuclease domain-containing protein gives MQVFIGSEALAAGAVSRYELCSAFERLLPDVYAPKGTPLTLADRTLAAWLWSKRRGVVAGLAAAALHRAKWIDDSAPIELIYSNNKSPKGVVARQETLFEAEVIRLGDMSMTTVERTAFDLARRGSIVEAVARIDALARATGFKADDVLAVADRHPHVRGVRRISKVLDLMDGGAQSPKESWLRVLLIEAGFPRPQTQIPVLAPDGYPRYFLDLGWPDLKIAVEYDGEQHRTDRMQYRGDVTRSEYIQQLGWRRIRVLAGDRGPDVIRRVERVWPR, from the coding sequence ATGCAGGTGTTCATCGGCAGCGAGGCGTTGGCGGCAGGCGCGGTGTCCAGGTACGAACTGTGCTCTGCTTTCGAACGGCTGCTGCCCGACGTATACGCCCCGAAGGGCACGCCGCTGACACTGGCGGACCGGACCCTCGCCGCCTGGCTCTGGTCGAAGCGGCGCGGGGTCGTCGCTGGCCTGGCGGCGGCGGCTCTGCATCGCGCCAAGTGGATCGACGACTCTGCCCCGATCGAGCTGATCTACTCGAACAACAAGTCGCCGAAGGGGGTCGTGGCTCGGCAGGAGACACTGTTCGAGGCCGAGGTCATAAGACTGGGGGACATGTCGATGACGACCGTCGAACGCACCGCGTTCGATCTGGCTCGCCGAGGTTCCATCGTTGAAGCAGTCGCACGCATCGATGCGCTGGCGAGGGCGACAGGTTTCAAGGCTGACGATGTGCTGGCGGTCGCCGATCGGCATCCGCACGTGCGCGGTGTTCGGAGGATTTCCAAGGTTCTCGACCTCATGGACGGTGGGGCGCAGTCACCGAAGGAATCCTGGTTGCGGGTGCTACTCATCGAGGCGGGCTTCCCCAGACCACAGACCCAGATTCCGGTGCTCGCCCCAGACGGCTACCCGCGGTACTTCCTCGACCTCGGCTGGCCTGACCTCAAGATCGCCGTGGAGTACGACGGCGAGCAGCATCGCACCGACAGAATGCAGTACCGCGGCGATGTCACGCGCTCGGAGTACATCCAGCAGCTCGGCTGGCGGCGGATCAGGGTCCTAGCCGGCGACCGCGGTCCCGACGTGATCAGACGCGTGGAGCGAGTCTGGCCACGTTGA
- the glnA gene encoding type I glutamate--ammonia ligase translates to MAEKNADDIIKLIKDENVEYVDIRFCDLPGVVQHFSIPASAFDESVFEDGLAFDGSSVRGFQSIHESDMMLLPDPETARIDPFRAAKTLNLNFFVHDPFTREAYSRDPRNVARKAENYLASTGIADTAYFGAEAEFYIFDSIAFDSKINGTFYEIDSESGWWNTGEPFEADGSANRGYKVRPKGGYFPVAPYDHYVDLRDEMATNLINAGFTLERGHHEVGTAGQAEINYKFNTMLAAADDVLLFKYIIKNTAWQNGKTVTFMPKPLFGDNGSGMHVHQSLWKDGKPLFHDESGYAGLSDMARHYIGGILHHAPSLLAFTNPTVNSYKRLVPGYEAPINLVYSQRNRSACVRIPITGNNPKAKRLEFRCPDSSGNPYLAFAAMLMAGIDGIKKKIEPQAPVDKDLYELPPEEAANIPQAPTSLSAVIDRLEEDHDYLTEGGVFTPDLIETWISYKRENEILPVQIRPHPYEFALYYDV, encoded by the coding sequence GTGGCAGAAAAGAACGCTGACGACATCATCAAGTTGATCAAGGACGAGAACGTCGAGTACGTCGACATCCGGTTCTGCGATCTGCCCGGTGTAGTCCAGCATTTCTCGATTCCCGCGTCGGCGTTCGACGAGAGCGTGTTCGAGGACGGCCTGGCATTCGACGGATCGTCCGTGCGCGGCTTCCAGTCGATCCACGAGTCCGACATGATGCTGCTGCCGGATCCCGAGACCGCCCGCATCGACCCGTTCCGCGCCGCCAAGACGCTGAACCTCAACTTCTTCGTGCACGACCCGTTCACCCGCGAGGCCTACTCGCGCGACCCGCGCAACGTGGCCCGCAAGGCGGAGAACTACCTGGCCAGCACGGGCATCGCCGACACCGCCTACTTCGGCGCCGAGGCGGAGTTCTACATCTTCGACTCGATCGCCTTCGACTCGAAGATCAACGGCACCTTCTACGAGATCGACTCCGAGTCGGGCTGGTGGAACACCGGTGAGCCGTTCGAGGCCGACGGCAGCGCCAACCGCGGCTACAAGGTCCGTCCCAAGGGTGGCTACTTCCCCGTCGCCCCCTACGACCACTACGTCGATCTGCGCGACGAGATGGCCACTAACCTGATCAACGCCGGGTTCACCCTCGAGCGTGGTCACCACGAGGTGGGCACCGCCGGCCAGGCCGAGATCAACTACAAGTTCAACACCATGCTGGCCGCCGCCGACGATGTGCTGCTGTTCAAGTACATCATCAAGAACACCGCGTGGCAGAACGGCAAGACCGTCACCTTCATGCCCAAGCCGCTGTTCGGTGACAACGGGTCCGGCATGCACGTGCACCAGTCGCTGTGGAAGGACGGCAAGCCGCTGTTCCACGACGAGTCCGGTTACGCCGGTCTGTCCGACATGGCGCGCCACTACATCGGCGGCATCCTGCATCACGCCCCGTCGCTGCTGGCCTTCACCAACCCGACGGTGAACTCCTACAAGCGTCTGGTGCCGGGCTACGAGGCCCCGATCAACCTGGTGTACAGCCAGCGCAACCGCTCCGCCTGCGTGCGTATCCCGATCACCGGCAACAACCCGAAGGCCAAGCGTCTCGAGTTCCGCTGCCCGGACAGCTCGGGTAACCCGTACCTGGCGTTCGCGGCCATGCTGATGGCCGGTATCGACGGCATCAAGAAGAAGATCGAGCCGCAGGCACCGGTCGACAAGGACCTCTACGAGCTCCCGCCGGAGGAGGCCGCCAACATCCCGCAGGCGCCCACCTCGCTGTCGGCCGTCATCGACCGGCTGGAAGAGGATCACGACTACCTCACCGAGGGTGGCGTGTTCACTCCCGACCTGATCGAGACCTGGATCTCCTACAAGCGTGAGAACGAGATCCTGCCCGTGCAGATCCGTCCTCACCCGTACGAGTTCGCTCTGTACTACGACGTGTAA
- the sucB gene encoding 2-oxoglutarate dehydrogenase, E2 component, dihydrolipoamide succinyltransferase: MAVSVQMPALGESVTEGTVTRWLKQEGDTVEVDEPLLEVSTDKVDTEIPSPASGVLTKIVAQEDDTVEVGGELAIIGEAGEAAQSAPAPAPAEQEKPAEQPAAAPEPAAEEVEPAPAAAAPAASPGSATPVLMPELGESVTEGTVTRWLKKVGDSVAVDEPLVEVSTDKVDTEIPSPVAGTLIAITAEEDVTVPVGGELAKIGDAAAAAAPAPAPAPKPEAKPEPAPEPKAEPKPEPKPEPAPAPAAAPAPAPAAAETDGGADTDGSPYVTPLVRKLATENGVDLATVKGTGVGGRIRKQDVLAAAEAKKAPPAPAPAAAPAAAPAASAPAPAAVDSPLAHLRGTTQKANRIRQITAKKTRESLQTTAQLTQTHEVDMTKIVALRAKAKNKFAEREGVNLTYLPFIARAVIDALKVHPNINASYNEDTKEITYYDAENLGFAVDTEQGLLSPVIHNAGDLSLAGLARAINDIASRARSGDLKPDELSGGTFTITNIGSQGALFDTPILVPPQAAMLGTGAIVKRPRVIVDELGNESIGVRSICYLPLTYDHRLIDGADAGRFLTTIKRRLEEGAFEADLGL; this comes from the coding sequence ATGGCCGTCTCCGTCCAGATGCCCGCACTCGGTGAGAGCGTGACCGAAGGGACCGTCACCCGCTGGCTCAAGCAAGAGGGTGACACCGTCGAGGTCGACGAGCCGCTTCTGGAGGTGTCCACCGACAAGGTCGACACCGAGATCCCGTCGCCCGCTTCCGGCGTGCTGACGAAGATCGTCGCGCAGGAAGACGACACCGTTGAGGTCGGCGGCGAGTTGGCGATCATCGGTGAGGCCGGCGAGGCCGCACAGTCGGCACCCGCTCCGGCACCGGCCGAGCAGGAGAAGCCCGCCGAACAGCCGGCCGCCGCACCCGAGCCTGCTGCCGAAGAGGTCGAACCCGCACCGGCCGCCGCGGCGCCCGCCGCGTCGCCGGGCTCGGCGACTCCGGTGCTGATGCCCGAGCTCGGCGAGTCGGTGACCGAGGGCACCGTCACCCGCTGGCTGAAGAAGGTCGGTGATTCCGTCGCGGTGGACGAGCCGCTCGTCGAGGTCTCGACCGACAAGGTCGACACCGAGATTCCCTCGCCGGTGGCGGGCACCTTGATCGCCATCACCGCCGAGGAGGACGTGACGGTCCCGGTCGGCGGCGAGCTGGCCAAGATCGGCGACGCCGCTGCGGCCGCCGCCCCGGCTCCCGCGCCGGCCCCCAAGCCCGAAGCGAAGCCCGAACCCGCGCCCGAACCCAAGGCCGAGCCGAAACCGGAGCCCAAGCCGGAGCCGGCACCGGCGCCCGCAGCGGCACCGGCCCCCGCGCCGGCGGCAGCCGAGACCGACGGCGGTGCCGATACCGACGGCAGCCCCTACGTCACCCCGCTGGTGCGAAAGTTGGCCACCGAGAACGGCGTTGACCTCGCCACGGTCAAGGGCACCGGCGTCGGCGGGCGGATTCGCAAGCAGGACGTGCTGGCCGCCGCCGAAGCCAAGAAGGCTCCCCCGGCGCCCGCACCCGCAGCGGCACCCGCCGCCGCGCCTGCCGCGTCGGCACCGGCCCCGGCCGCGGTCGACTCGCCGCTGGCACACCTGCGCGGCACCACGCAGAAGGCCAACCGGATCCGTCAGATCACCGCGAAGAAGACCCGCGAGTCGCTGCAGACCACCGCGCAGCTGACCCAGACCCACGAGGTCGACATGACCAAGATCGTGGCGCTGCGGGCCAAGGCCAAGAACAAGTTCGCCGAGCGCGAGGGTGTGAACCTGACGTATCTGCCGTTCATCGCCCGCGCGGTGATCGACGCCCTCAAGGTGCACCCGAACATCAACGCGAGCTACAACGAGGACACCAAGGAGATCACCTACTACGACGCCGAGAACCTCGGCTTCGCGGTGGACACCGAGCAGGGCCTGCTCTCCCCGGTGATCCACAATGCCGGTGACCTGTCGCTGGCCGGACTGGCCCGGGCGATCAACGACATCGCCTCGCGCGCCCGCTCCGGTGACCTCAAGCCCGACGAGCTGTCCGGCGGCACCTTCACGATCACCAACATCGGCAGCCAGGGCGCCCTGTTCGACACCCCAATCCTGGTGCCGCCGCAGGCGGCGATGCTGGGTACGGGAGCGATCGTCAAGCGGCCCCGGGTGATCGTCGACGAACTCGGCAACGAGTCGATCGGCGTGCGCTCGATCTGCTACCTGCCGCTGACCTACGACCACCGGCTCATCGACGGCGCCGACGCCGGCCGATTCCTGACCACCATCAAGCGGCGGCTGGAAGAAGGGGCGTTCGAGGCCGACCTGGGGCTGTAG
- the lipA gene encoding lipoyl synthase produces the protein MSVEPGNRKLLRLEVRNAETPIERKPPWIKTRAKMGPEYTALKGLVRREGLHTVCEEAGCPNIYECWEDREATFLIGGEQCTRRCDFCQIDTGKPAELDRDEPRRVAESVAAMGLKYATVTGVARDDLPDGGAWLYAETVRAIKSLNPATGVELLAPDFNGDPELLREVFESRPEVFAHNVETVPRIFKRIRPAFRYQRSLDVITAARDFGLVTKSNLILGMGETIDEVRTALADLHGAGCDIVTITQYLRPSARHHPVERWVHPDEFVDLAAYAEGLGFAGVLAGPLVRSSYRAGRLYAQTIAARPPTGAAPAATSGTTA, from the coding sequence GTGAGCGTCGAACCCGGTAACCGCAAGTTATTGCGCCTGGAGGTTCGCAACGCCGAAACCCCGATCGAGCGCAAGCCGCCGTGGATCAAGACCCGCGCGAAGATGGGCCCGGAGTACACCGCGCTGAAGGGCCTGGTGCGCCGCGAAGGTCTGCACACGGTCTGCGAGGAAGCCGGCTGCCCCAACATCTACGAATGCTGGGAAGACCGCGAGGCGACGTTCCTGATCGGCGGCGAGCAGTGCACCCGGCGCTGCGATTTCTGCCAGATCGACACCGGTAAGCCGGCCGAACTCGACCGCGACGAGCCGCGCCGGGTCGCCGAGAGCGTCGCGGCGATGGGCCTGAAGTACGCCACCGTCACCGGTGTGGCGCGCGACGACCTGCCCGACGGCGGGGCGTGGCTGTACGCCGAGACCGTGCGCGCCATCAAGTCGCTCAACCCGGCCACCGGGGTGGAGTTGTTGGCCCCGGACTTCAACGGCGATCCCGAACTGCTGCGTGAGGTGTTCGAATCGCGTCCAGAAGTGTTCGCGCACAACGTCGAAACCGTGCCGCGCATCTTCAAGCGCATCCGGCCGGCGTTCCGCTACCAGCGCAGCCTGGACGTCATCACCGCCGCGCGTGACTTCGGCCTGGTGACCAAGAGCAACCTCATCCTCGGGATGGGCGAGACCATCGACGAGGTGCGCACCGCGCTGGCCGACCTGCACGGCGCCGGGTGCGACATCGTCACCATCACCCAGTACCTGCGGCCGTCGGCGCGCCATCATCCGGTCGAGCGCTGGGTGCATCCCGACGAGTTCGTCGACCTCGCGGCTTATGCCGAGGGGTTGGGCTTTGCCGGTGTGCTGGCCGGACCGCTGGTGCGGTCGTCGTACCGGGCGGGACGGCTGTATGCGCAGACCATCGCCGCTCGGCCGCCCACCGGAGCCGCCCCGGCGGCGACATCGGGCACCACAGCGTGA
- a CDS encoding TIGR01777 family oxidoreductase has product MGGSVLAIAGSSGLIGSALVSALRAADNRVIRIVRRAPANGDELHWNPDSGEFDPAGLEGVDAVVNLCGVGVGDKRWSGSFKQTLRDSRIAPTEVISAAVVDAGVPVLVNASAVGYYGDTHGHVVDETAPAGTGFLAQLCVDWEAATLPAEDAGVRVVLARTGLVLSPGGGVLGRLRPLFSLGLGGRLGGGRQYMPWISLEDEIRALLFAINSEDVAGPVNFTGPAPVTNSEFTAALGRALNRPTPWLVPGVALRTLLGEFADEGLLGGQRAIPAVLERAGFVFHHNTIGEALAYATSSAQG; this is encoded by the coding sequence ATGGGCGGTTCGGTTCTCGCCATCGCAGGCTCGTCCGGGCTGATCGGCTCGGCCTTGGTCTCGGCACTGCGCGCTGCGGACAACCGCGTGATCCGCATCGTGCGGCGCGCCCCGGCCAATGGCGACGAACTGCACTGGAACCCCGACAGCGGTGAGTTCGACCCCGCCGGGCTCGAGGGCGTCGACGCCGTGGTGAACCTGTGCGGTGTGGGGGTCGGTGACAAGCGGTGGTCGGGCTCGTTCAAGCAGACCCTGCGGGACAGCCGCATCGCACCCACCGAGGTGATCTCGGCGGCCGTCGTCGACGCCGGGGTGCCGGTGCTCGTCAACGCCAGCGCCGTCGGCTACTACGGTGACACCCACGGTCACGTCGTCGATGAAACCGCGCCTGCCGGAACGGGTTTCCTGGCCCAGCTCTGCGTGGACTGGGAGGCGGCGACACTGCCCGCCGAGGATGCCGGAGTGCGGGTGGTGCTGGCCCGCACCGGGCTGGTGCTCTCTCCCGGCGGCGGCGTGCTGGGTCGGTTGCGCCCGCTGTTCTCCCTCGGGCTCGGCGGCAGGCTCGGTGGCGGACGCCAGTACATGCCGTGGATCAGCCTGGAGGACGAGATCCGCGCCCTGCTGTTCGCGATCAACTCAGAGGATGTGGCCGGGCCGGTGAACTTCACCGGCCCCGCGCCGGTCACCAACTCGGAGTTCACCGCCGCCCTGGGCCGAGCCCTGAATCGCCCGACACCGTGGCTGGTGCCCGGGGTCGCGTTGCGCACCCTGCTCGGGGAGTTCGCCGACGAAGGGCTGCTCGGCGGCCAGCGGGCCATCCCGGCCGTCCTGGAGCGGGCCGGATTCGTGTTCCACCACAACACCATCGGCGAGGCGCTGGCGTATGCCACGTCCTCGGCGCAGGGCTAG
- the lipB gene encoding lipoyl(octanoyl) transferase LipB, with product MRQSIRSSAAPVEVRQLGAVDYLAAWQLQRELADARVAGGPDTLLLLEHPAVYTAGKRTEDHERPADGTPVVDTDRGGKITWHGPGQLVGYPVIGMAEPLDVVNYVRRLEESLISVCADLGVATGRVEGRSGVWLAADATRPARKIAAIGIRVARGTTLHGFALNCDCDLAAYTSIVPCGIADAGVTSLSAELGRPVGIDDVRARVAEAVCDALDGRLPVSTHVALTS from the coding sequence ATGCGGCAGTCGATCCGATCCAGCGCCGCGCCCGTCGAGGTGCGCCAGCTCGGAGCTGTCGACTATCTGGCCGCCTGGCAGTTGCAGCGCGAGCTGGCCGACGCCCGGGTGGCCGGCGGCCCCGACACCCTGCTGCTGCTCGAACACCCGGCGGTCTACACCGCCGGGAAACGCACCGAGGACCACGAACGCCCTGCGGACGGCACCCCCGTCGTCGACACCGACCGCGGCGGCAAGATCACCTGGCACGGCCCCGGGCAGCTCGTAGGGTATCCGGTGATCGGCATGGCCGAGCCGCTGGATGTGGTGAATTATGTTCGACGACTTGAAGAATCGCTGATCTCGGTGTGTGCCGACCTCGGCGTGGCCACCGGCCGTGTCGAGGGCCGCTCCGGGGTATGGCTGGCCGCCGACGCCACCCGCCCGGCCCGCAAGATCGCCGCGATCGGCATCCGGGTCGCACGCGGCACCACGTTGCACGGCTTCGCCCTGAATTGCGACTGCGACCTGGCGGCCTACACCTCGATCGTGCCGTGCGGCATCGCCGATGCGGGCGTGACGTCACTGAGCGCCGAACTGGGCCGGCCAGTCGGGATCGACGACGTCCGGGCGCGGGTCGCCGAGGCGGTATGTGACGCACTCGACGGCCGATTGCCGGTGTCCACTCACGTAGCATTGACCTCGTGA